Within Macaca nemestrina isolate mMacNem1 chromosome X, mMacNem.hap1, whole genome shotgun sequence, the genomic segment gaggtagaggttgcagtgagccgatatcatgccattgtactccagcctgggcgacaagagcgagactccatttcaacaacaacaacaagaagactGTAACACAGAAATTCTCCGAGTTTCCAGCCTGTCCTACAAATTTCACACCAACTTGTCAGCCCCGACAATTGTGTGAACCAAATCCTTAAAATaagctgtgtgtgtatgtgtcctgttggttctgcttctctggagaaccagGACTAATACAGATGTCTTTCCAtctatttaggtcttctttaatctctttcaatgatgttttgtagttttcagtatacaaatctcatgcttcttttaaaaaacgtattaatattttattcttttttgacactgttataaatggaattattttcttaatttcattttggattttgtatagaaatacaattgattggccagatgtggtggctcatgcctgcaatccaagcactttgggaggcagaggtgggcggatcacttgagatcaggaattcgagaccagcctggccaagatgacgaaaccccgtctctactaaaaatacaaaacttagccaggcatggtggcaggcatctgtaatcccagttacttgggaggctgacgcggggggcaatcgcttgaacccaagaggcagaggttgcagtgagccgatatcatgccattgtactccagtctaggcaacagagagcaacactctatctcaaaaaaaaaaaaaaaaaaaaaaaaggccgggtgcggtggctcacgcctgtaatcccagcactttgggaggccgaggcgggcggatcacaaggtcaggagatcgagaccacggtgaaaccccgtctctactaaaaatacaaaaaattagccgggcgcggttgtgggcgcctgtagtcccagctactcgggaggctgaggcaggagaatggtgtgaacccgggaggcggagcttgcagtgagccgagatcgcgccactgcactccagcctgggctgggcgacagagcgagactccgtctcaaaaaaaaaaaaaaaaaaaaaaattgatttttgtataatgatCTTTTTGGAGACaatgtctcactttgtcacccaggctggagtgcaatggcatgaacaccactcactacagccttgccttcccaggctcaagcaatcttcccacctcagcctcccaagtagctaggactacaggtgcatgccaccacgccaggctaatttttgaattttttgtagacacagggtttcaccatgttgcccaggctggtctccacctcctgggctcaagtggtctgcccacctcagcctcccaagtagctgggactacaggtgtgtgccaccatgcccagctaacctttgtattttctatagacacagagtctcactatgttgcccagctagtctcgaactcctgggctcaaacgatccacctgcctaggcctcccacagtgctgggattacaggcgtgagccaccgcgcctggccttagtCCCATCTTTGTCATCTCATCCATTGGCTTGACCAGATGCACAGGTGTTACCCTTTGATTACCTTGGCCATCTTTCTAGTTTCAGAGCATCAATCATGTCTGTCTTGACAGCTCTGCAATTTCTCACTCCATCCTCTCAAGCTCTCCTGTGAACTCCAGGCTCCAGGTTCATAGATCCAAATCTCTGCTTGGATCTCAACATACCATTTCCACAAGCGAAGCCTTCATTGTTCACCCCAGACTTGCTTCTCTTCGCATGCCCCGCATCTTAGTAAAGGTTCTTCCTCTTGCTCAGGCCAAAGTCTTGGAGTTCttgactcctctctttctctcaaacaCCATGTCCTATTCCTCAGCAAATCTTGTTGCCTCTCCCCCCAAAATCTATCCAGAAGCTGATCTTCTATTCCCACCCTGGTCCAAGCCACCAGTCTCTCATTAGGATGGCTGTGGTGGCCTCCTCACTGGACTCCCATGCTTGCCCTCCCCCAGTCCCTTTGCCACACTGCTACAAGAGTGACTGGAAAACTTAAGTCAAGATTACGTCTTGCTCCTGGTAAAAGCCTCCAATCACTTCCTTTATAACACTGACTTCCAGAAGACCTTCTAACTATGACCTCAAACCCAGAAGGCATAGAAAACAAAAGAGCCCAACTAGCTAAACATAAACTTCTCGTGTCTAAAAAACACcataaaatcaatgaaaaacGAGGAAAAGTATTTGCACTATTTAACACAAAGGGGTACTCTCCCTCATATATGGAAGGTACCTAGGATTctacatattatttatttgagacagagtctcgctctgtcacccaggctggagtacagtggtgcgatctcggctcattgcaacctccgcctcctaggttcaagcaattctcctgcctcagcctcctgagcagctgagattacaggtgcccgccaccacgcctggctaatttttgtatttttagtagagacggtgtttcaccatgttggccaggctggtctcgaactcctgacctcaggtaatctgcccgcctcggcctcccaaagtgctgggattacaggcatgagccactgcacccgaccgaTTTCTAGATAAAAAAGACCAacaagaggccaaggcaggaggatcacttgagcccatgatttcaagaccagcctgggcaacatagtggatcctgtctctatttaaaaaaagaaaaaaaaaaacaaccaagaaGACCAACAATACAATTAATGGGCAAATGTCAGGAATAGACATTTtgcaggagaaataaaaaatgcacatagtttttaaacatgtgaaaagagaaatacaaattaaaaaccaCACTAAgatcaaacaaaaacttgtacgtgaatgttcatagcagcattatttacaatagccaaaaggtaagAACACGTGAAATGCCCatccatggatgaatggataaacaagatgTGGTGTACACAGACAATAGACTACGACTCAGTTAGTtataaaaaggaaggaattctGACCATgttacagcatggatgaacctcaaaaacatgacACTAAGAAAaacaagtcagacacaaaaggtcatgcattgtatgattccattgatgTGAAGCTTCCAGAACAGTCCAATCCATTGAGATGGTAGATTAGCAGCTGCCAGGGCCTGGGGAGCTGGGGAATGGGGAGAGACTGCTGAATAACCACCGGATCTCCTTTTGGGGATGAAAGTGTTCCAGTAGAGAGAGGCAATGGTCACACAACAATGCAGTGTACCAAATGCCAccaaattgtaaattttaaaatggttaatggCTACTTTTCTGTTATATGAATTTTTCCTcagttgaaaaaattaaaaacacaaagaagaaacaaaaccccACGCTGAGAAACCATGTCTCCATCTCAGCTTGGCATACGCCTCCCTGCGGCGAGTGAGGGCACTGTGTGGGCAAGGCTGGGGGAGCCGGCCCTCATCCTGCCCGTGGGGCTGCCAAGTGGGCAGGCCCTAGGGAGTGGAGTTAGCCAATATCTGCTATGCCGACTTTGTAGCtgaagagagaatgaggagggTCTCTATGCACCCATGTGGAAAGATGCCAACTATTGGGATATATCACTAATGGACACTACGGTGTCGAACAGCATGCAAGCGCAATACCtttcgtgtgagaaaggtgaggGCCAGGAGGGGCAGCCATAGGAGCTTGTCTTTGTCTAGAGAAAGAGGACAGGTAAGCAGGCAGTGAAGAAAAGCACATCTCTGTTGGGGACATTGCAGGAACTGGCTTCCACACTGACATGGGAACCACCTGAATACATGGCTTCTGCTGGGCAGTGAAGGTGAGGGAAAAGGGTAGCATCCAGCCCTGCCCCTCATCTTGGagcttcctccttccccttgTTCCAGCCCAgcgcaccttttttttttttttttttttttttgagatggagtttcactcttgtcatccaggctagaatgtggtagcatgatctcggctcgctgcaacatccacctcctgggttcaagcgattctcctgcttcagcctcccaagtagctgagataacaggcacctgccaccacacccagctaatttttgtatctttagtagagatggggtttcaccatgttggtcaggctggtctcaaactcctgacctcaagtgatccacccgcctcagcctcccaaagtgctgggattacaggcgtaagccaccgtgcccagcctccagcTCACCTTTGACCCAGACTTGGTGTTCCCTCTGCCGGGAACGCTCCCTCCCGCATCAGAATGGCTGACTTCTTGTCATTTGGATGTCAGCTTAAATGTCCCCATGCTAAAAAGGCCAGTTCATCTTGTTCCTacattttgttttggttgttcccctctctgttgTCTACACATACAGCCCCCAGGAATGAGGACCGGGTGAGCAAAGTAGGTGACCACTCCTGACACACACTGATCCTTGGTGACCTTATCCAGTTCCAGAGCATCAAATAGCCTCCTCAgccaaacacagtggctcacacctgcaatcccagcaatttgggaggctgaggtggcaggatcacttgagccccgcagttcgagaccagcctgggcaatagagctcttaagaccccatatctacaaaaaaaattttttaaaattctgttccaATTTTCATGTAcataaaaatagctgggtgtggtggtgcacacctgtagtcccagctactcaggaggctgaggcgggatgatcacttgagcccaggaggtgggggctgcagtgagctgagatctcaccactgcactccagcctgggagacagagcaagaccctgtctccaaaaaaaaaaaaaggaaagaaagaaaaagtacattACTCTACCCTCATCTCTATTCCTAGTGATGCCAGATGGCTACTTCCTGGCCATGCTGAATGAGACACTGGGCCTCTGCACTGTCGGGCGCCATCAGATCTCCACATTTGCCAGGAAGGGGAGGCCAGACCCAGGACTGAGGTGCTCCTGACCAGTGAGGGGCTATCCCcggtcctttctttttttttttttttttttttttttttgagacggagtctcgctctgtcgcccaggctggagtgcagtggccagatctcagctcactacaagctcgcctcccgggtttacgccattctcctgcctcagcctcccgagtagctgggactacaggcgcccgccacctcgcccggctggttttttgtactttttagtagagacggggtttcaccgggttagccaggatggtctcgatctcctgacctcgtgatccgcccgtctcggcctcccaaagtgctgggattacaggcttgagccaccgcgcccggcctcccggTCCTTTCTTCTTGGCTTCAGGCCAGGGGAGGAAACAGGGAGCTGTTAGCTggcctttctcagcctcctggagccaggcctgcctgcctcagcttagCCAAGTGGAACCTGGGGAACCCAGCTGCTGAGATGGCAGAGTAGGGGTCCTGGACCCATCCCCGATCTGGATCCTGCCCCAAGGGCTGTCTGAGCAGGGCTAGCTAGGGCAGGGCAGGCAAGTATTGAGCGCAGGGCACCACAGCAGACCGACTGTGCTGGGACGGCCCAGAGCAAGGAAGGCAGGGGTGGCCACAGGATGGCCATGTCCCCTACAGGAAACTCAAGAGGAGCCCAAGGGCCTGGGAAAGAGGCCTGGGGAGGAACCCCCTTCCCACCCACCAGAGCCACCACCGCCCAAGAACAGGTGCCCATGGTCAAGAAGCAGTGCCACAAAGACACCTCAGGAATGGTGGGGCTGCCCCGGTGACAGATTCCCCAGGCACGCATGACACGTCCAGAACAGGCcaatccatggagacagaaagcagatgagaGCCTGGCGGGGGGATGTGAAGCAGGGAGCCTGCTCATGGCCACAGGGCCTTTTGGAGGGATGAAAATGTCCTGGAAGCAGACCAAGGTGATGATTACACAACATGGCAAATGTGCTAAATGCCACCGAATTGTACAGTTTTAAATGGTCAAAACGACAAATGAATTTGGTCCGAACACAAATGGTTTCTCACACTGCAGGCGCTCCAGCTGTGACATGTGCACTTCTTTAttggaaaagaataaagcagTCACTGACGTGCCGGGGGCAGGACACGAGCAGCTGCCATCCTCCTCCCAGCGTGCCTGGCATGGTCGCAGGGGAGCAGGTGCCTGGAGTCCCGGGGACACCACGGGGCATGCTGAGGGAGCTGAGGAGCCAAGGCTGTGCAGCTTCCCAGACGCTCAGCGGATCTGGTGTGAAGACAAGGTGGGTGGAGGAGACAAGGAAGGCGAGGGGTGAGCAGGGACTGGCCACCATCCCCACCTGGGAGGGGTCCCTGCCAGCCCCTCCTCACCGTGTACTTGTCCCACTTCTTTTCAGGGTCGTAGGGTTCCCAGCGGCTGGCAGGGAAGATGTGCTTGTTCTTCTCGTACCAGCTCCTCAGCACCACCTTGCCTGCATGTGACTAAGGGAGGAAGAGGGCAAAGGGCCGCCTGCCAACCTCCCCTTCCCTTAGTTTCTCCTCCACAGCCCAGGGACACCTGTTCCCCGTAACACGGCCCCCAATGCTGTACCTCATCCTTCTCCACAGTGGCGTCACTGAGCAACCGCACATCGTCATGAACATCAAAGTTGAAGAGTGGCCCTGCAGGAGAGAAGCAGACAGCCCAATGTCCCGCTGCTGCCCCGGTGACAATATCGGGGGCAAGGTGCTATGGGGGTGGCTGGGCCGGGGGCACTCACCACTCTTCCCCCGTGCCTTGGTGACGATGAAGTCGTAGAAGCTGTGATGCTGGGAGCCAAGGGCAGGAAAGTGGCGCCTTGATGGCCCATCTcggcccctccccccaccccccgcctgCACACACCACCCCCACCAGCCTGAGCCAAAGCCCAGGGCGCAGCACCCACTGCGGGTCCTGGGAATGAAGGGACTCACATGCGGGATGATCAAGTCCTCCTTGATGTACATAAGCTGCTCCACCCCTGCGGAcctgagggaggaaggcaggagggcGTGGGCAAGAGGACAGCACCCCTGCCCATGGAGGGAGGAGGCAGCCAGCCCAGGAGAGCCTGCGCTGGGGCTGCGAGACAGCGGCCAGTGGGCTCTGAGGGAAGCTCCATGGTTTAGTGAGCCCAGGACTGGCACCCAGCACCCTTCCCCTTCGGACTAAGGAAGCAAGGCAGTGCGCTCCCAGCGAAGCTCTCTCTggtgggagggaagggaagaggagccTGACCCCGTCTTTTGGGAGGATAGTGCCCAGCACGCTGCCTCCTTGCCCAGGCAGCGCCCACATCACACTGGGtgtctggcacccaggctggagccacAGGTgccacacacaccaccatgcacacaggcacacctcgcacctcagctcactgaagtctTTCCGAAGAATCTCGAGCGCCTTCTGCAGGAACTGCTGCATGGTGTTGCCCTTTCTCATCTGCATCCGGGAATCCAGGAGTTGGGAAGGGAAGGCAAAAGCTTGCAGAAGGGCTCTCAAGAAGGCAGAGGCCCAGAGGGCCCTGCCAGAGACTGCAGAGCCTCAGCCAGGCCTGGGCCTCACTCCCCAGAGGGCCAGGTCCCGGAGCCTGTTATCCTCAGGATCCCTGGGGCTTCCCAAGTCAGGAAGGTCAGTTCCTTCCCACGGAACCTAAGGGAGGCTGGGCCTATGGTGAGCAGGAAGCAGGCTGCACGCTGCCTACCTTGACTGTCCGCCGGTGCCCAGAGCCATCCCAGTAGCTGAAGGTGATCTCGATCTCCTCGCCTACAAGGCAGAGCTGACTCTTGGTCTCCAGACTCAGGCACCCCCGCCCCACCAAGAGCAGCCTTGGGGCTCAGCACACCACCCAAGAGACTGTGGACAGGAAAGCTGGCTTGGGCCCAGGCCCCTCGCGTCCAACTCCGAAAAGACTCACTCTTGATCTTCTCCTGCTTGGCTTCCCACTCCTGGCGCAGCTCTTCCCGAAGCCGATTCTCCTCCTCCTGGGAGAGGGAGCAGGCAGACGGGTGAGGCCCAGGGCTGCTCAGGGTGCACGCAGAGCTTGGCTCCCTGAGCAAGGGTATTCACCAGGACTGGAGTCGAGGCCGGGGTCGGGGCCAGGCAACCTTTACCTCACGGTCTCGATCAGGCAAGAAGCTTGTGTCCACGTCTGGGTTCTTCCCCAGTTTTCTCTTCTTCGTGGTGATCTCTGGAACAAAAGGAAGCCAAATACCATAGCATTATTATGAAAATGATTTTGCTACGGCCGACGCCTTGGGTCCCCCAAGCATACTTTGAGAACAGCTGATCTAGAAGACAAGCCTAGGGctggcacagaggctcacgcttGTCAACCCAACACTtaagggaggatgaggcagaaggatcgcttgagcccaggaggtggagaccagcatgggcaacatagcaagacctcgtctctactaaagctCAAAATAAtcagcccggtgtggtggcgcagctgcagtcccaactactcgggacgttgaggtgggaggatcgcttgagcctgggaggttggggctgcagtgagctgtgatcaaaccactgcactctagcctgggcaacagagtgagacctcatctcaaaaacaaaaaacaaaacaaaaaaaaacaaagacaagtcTAAACTATTTAGCCTGATGCTCAAGGGCAGAGATTCTGGAGCCTGGTTGCAGATTAGAATCATGTGGAGAGCTTTACAAAAATGGATGTCACGGTCTTATGGCTGGGCCCCCTAAACAGAGCCTGTTGGGGGAGGGAAGAGCCCACCAAGCAGTGTTTTGTAAAAGCCCCAGTGATACACAGTGAGGGTGACCTTTCCCCCAGGCCTGCACTGTCCACGCCAGTAGCTcccaagttcgagaccagcttgggcaacatggcgaggttccatctctacaaaaaatacaaaaatacaaagcgcctgtagtcccagctactcaagtggctgaggtgggagggccccttgagtccaggaggtcaaggctgaagtaagctgtgatcacgcctctgcactccagcctgggccacagggagacactgtctcaaaaacaacaggccgggcacagtggctcaagcctgtaatcccagcactttgggaggccgagacgggtggatcaccagatcaggagatcgagactatcctggctaacacggtgaaaccccgtctctactaaaaaatacaaaaaactagccgggcgaggtggcgggctcctgtagtcccagctactcgggaggctgaggcaggagaacggcgtgaacccgcgaggcggagcttgcagtgagctgagatccggccactgcactccagcccaggagacagagtgagactccgtctcaaacaaaacaaaacaaaacaaaacaacaacaatcaaaacaaaaacacaaacacaaaccaGTAGCTCCCGCTGCACACAGCACCCGAGCACTACA encodes:
- the LOC105467957 gene encoding protein FAM50A is translated as MAQYKGAASEAGRAMHLMKKREKQREQMEQMKQRIAEENIMKSNIDKKFSAHYDAVEAELKSSTVGLVTLNDMKAKQEALVKEREKQLAKKEQSKELQMKLEKLREKERKKEAKRKISSLSFTLEEEEEGGEEEEEVAMYEEEMEREEITTKKRKLGKNPDVDTSFLPDRDREEEENRLREELRQEWEAKQEKIKSEEIEITFSYWDGSGHRRTVKMRKGNTMQQFLQKALEILRKDFSELRSAGVEQLMYIKEDLIIPHHHSFYDFIVTKARGKSGPLFNFDVHDDVRLLSDATVEKDESHAGKVVLRSWYEKNKHIFPASRWEPYDPEKKWDKYTIR